Within the Channa argus isolate prfri chromosome 12, Channa argus male v1.0, whole genome shotgun sequence genome, the region TTTACTGCACTAATTAATTTCCGTGCAAACTTTGGACAGACTGAATCATTCAGTTTCCAATTCTTCCCTAATGCTGCTGGTTGCTACTTCATATTAAGCAGAAGAACATGAGTGTGGGAATAAATTAATGGATTTTATCATCTCACCTCTAGCAGCCAACCAGCTCTCTGGTGATTCCCCAAAGTCAGAGATGCTGCACTTGTAGAATCTTTCATTAGATTTAGAAACCCTGCTGATGGTCATCTCTCCAAAGGAGCCATTGCTGATGAGGaggccatctttatagaaatcagctacGTGGGCAGAGGACGTCTTCTTACTCCTGCAGCTCAGAGTCGCAGAGTCTCCTTCCACTACAGGAAGGACAGGACTCACGAGGATCACAGAGCCATCTGATTGGGAAGATTTATGTTAAACATGTCATCTGATCTGGttttaaaagctgcagcagGATATGAAATTATAGAAGTTTAACTCTGTAGCTGCAGTGATCCTACCAGTGACCGTAATTTTGACGATGTtgcttctctgtctgtcctcagTCTCACACCAATATTCTCCACTGTCTAATGGATAAACAGGTTTGATAGCACAGACGGACGTTGTCTCCCAGTtgctcacacacatgctgactTCTCCCTTGAGCCTCCTGAACACACTCCATCCAGACGTGGTGTTAGGACCCGTACAGTTAAGAGAGATGAAGCCGTCGTCAAAGACCTGCAGTCTCGATGGAATGATCCAAAAATCCTCTGaaacacagaggaagaggaagactAACGTGATGAAAAGGTTGGTTTAACCATTAGCTAATAAATTAAAGATTATTTCACTCTAgtataaaaaaatgtctgaaatttATGTTTCAGGCGCTAAAAACTATAAAGCTAAGAAAGGTTTTACACAGGGAGTTGAGCTGAATGATACTGAAACTATGTTGTATTTAGTCAAAATGTTAATGGTTGAGTTTTATTTAGACAAATAATCCATAAACTTCAGCCTACCTGCATCCCCAGCGTGGCTGTGGTGAACATTTCCAGTCAGAATCAGCACATGTAGCACTAAGGGGACAATCGAAGAcatgaatattaaacattttcattttatatttctaaataaaCATCCAAACCATAAATTCATATGTGTATATATCTGCTGTGTCGTTGTTTGTTTA harbors:
- the LOC137138014 gene encoding low affinity immunoglobulin gamma Fc region receptor II-b-like encodes the protein MGLRTLSVRLLLHVLILTGNVHHSHAGDAEDFWIIPSRLQVFDDGFISLNCTGPNTTSGWSVFRRLKGEVSMCVSNWETTSVCAIKPVYPLDSGEYWCETEDRQRSNIVKITVTDGSVILVSPVLPVVEGDSATLSCRSKKTSSAHVADFYKDGLLISNGSFGEMTISRVSKSNERFYKCSISDFGESPESWLAARAVHRKTDVPSDHSCHIYSILRMVFTIVIVGLLLLLVGLFHCGKLRVTEK